GCCCACCGAAGGCCGGGTTCTTTTGCGCCGTGGCGGTGTTGCGGCTGTTGGCCGATGCACCGCATCGCCCGGCGAGCCGCGCCTGGCCACGGCGCAAAATCATCCCGGTCAAATGGTTCCCTATAACCATGAACCGCTCTAGTTGAGTTTGCCTTTGATTTCCTTGATGCCCGAAGCGATGAGATCGGCGCGCATCTTGGCGCTGAGGCCTTTCGAGATCACCGTCTCGGCGGCGCGGATGGCGGCGTTGGCGGCGGCCGCGCGCACCTCGTCGAGAGCCTGGGCCTCGGCCAGCTTGATCTTCGCTTCCGTCGCCTGCAGGCGCCGCTCGACGGTTTCCTGCAACGCGGCGCGGGTCTCCGCGGCGTAGCGTTCCGCCTCGTGGCGGGCGAGCGTGATGATCTCCTCGGCTTCGCTTTCCGCGTCGCGGCGCTTGCGCTGATATTCGGCCAGCAGCGCCTGCGCCTCCTCGCGCAGCCGTTGCGCTTCGTCGAGTTCGTCTCTGATGCGGGCGGCGCGCTCGTCGAGCGCCTTGGCGATCATCGCCGGCGCCCTGAAGTAGACGACCACCGCGACGAAGCCGAAAAAGGCGATGGCGACCCAGAATTCCGCCTCCGAGATAAAGTCCATCTGCGCTACTCCGCCAGCGCCGCCTTGACCGCGGCGGCGATGTCCTTCTTGGCCGGCTTGACGCCGATGAGAAGACTGACAATCGCCTCGGCGGTGTCGCTCGCCGCCTTGTCGACCTCGCCGAGCGCGGCCTTTTTCACCGCGCCGATGCGCTTTTCGGCTTCCTCGGTCTTGGCGGCGACCTGCTTGTCGACCCTGGCCCGTTCCTCTTTGAGCTCGGCGTTGAGCTTGTCGCGGGACTCGGCCGCGATGGCATGGGCCTTTGCGCGCGCCTCGGCCAGCGCCGCCTCGTAAGCGGCGATCGCGTCCTCCGTCTCCTGCCTCAGGCGCGCCGCCTCGTCGAGATCGGCCGCAATGCGGTCGCGGCGCTGCTCGAGCACGTTTGCGATGCGCGGCAGGGCGATGCGCGCCATCAGGAAATAGAGCGCGGCAAAAGTGATCGCCAGCCAGATCAGCTGCGGCGGCCAGGAGGTAAAATCGAGCTGTGGCATGACCCGCCTATCTCACGCTTGGCGCTGTTGTTCTCTCCGCGCTCAGAACACGAACAGGATAATGAACGCCATCACCAGGCCGAACAAGCCGGTGGCTTCCGCCAGCGCGAAGCCGAGCAGCAGGTTTGCGAACTGCCCCTGGGCCGCCGACGGGTTGCGCAAGGCGCCGGCCAGATAGTTGCCGAAAATGTGACCGATGCCGATACCGGCACCGGCGAGCGCGATCGAGGCGAGGCCCGCACCGATCAGTTTTGCTGCTTCTGGTTCCATGTCTCAAGCTCCTTGAAATGTTGTGAAATTCGGAATGAATGCGAGATCTTCCGCCGCGCGCGTCAATGCATGTGCAGGGCGTCGTTGAGATAGATGCAGGCGAGGATGGCGAACACATAGGCCTGCAGGAAGGCGACCAGGACCTCGAGCCCGGTGAAGGCGACCATGAAGGCAAGCGGCGCCCAGCCGCCGAGGATGCCGAGGCCGACGACGAAGGCGCCGAACACTTTCAGCATGGTGTGGCCGGCCATCATGTTGGCGAACAGCCGCACCGACAGGCTCAACGGCCGTGTGAGATAGGAGATGATCTCGATCGGCACCAGCAGCACCAACATGACGCTGGGCACGCCCGAGGGCACGAAGAAGCGCAGGAAGCGGAGCCCGTGGGTGATGAAGCCGATAACGGTGACGGCGATGAAGACGAAGGCGGCGAGCGCGAAGGTCACCGCGATGTGGCTCGTCACCGTGAAGGAGTAGGGCACCATGCCGAGCATGTTGGCGGCGAGCACGAACATGAACAGCGTGAAGATGAAGGGGAAATAGCGCTGTCCGGCCGAGCCGACATTCTCGCGCACCATGTTGGCGACGAACTCGTAAGCGAGCTCGGCGACCGACTGCAGCCGGCCGGGGACCAGCGCCCGGCCGCTCATGCCCCAAACGGTGAGCGCGGTCACCAGTACGACCGCGATGACCATCCACAGCGACGCGTTTGTGAAGGATGCGTCGACGCCGAACAGCTCCAGCTTGACCAGACGCTGGATCTCGAACTGGTGCATCGGGTCGATCTGGATGCCGGCTTCCGCTCCGTTCACCGGCGCATTTTCGACTGCCAAGCCTGCTCTCCTTGCTCAGGCCGATCCGGCCTTCAGTCATCCTCGTCGTCGGGCTCGAGGTCTTCGCCTATCGGTCCCATGCCGGCCTGCATCTGCCGCGCCGTGCGGATGACGTTGAGAATTCCTGCCGCCGCCCCCAAAGCGAAAAACAAAAGAAACAAGACCGGCAGCGTTCCCAGCCACTTGTCCAGGAACCAGCCGATCGCGCCGCCGACCGCGAGCCCCGCGACGAGCTCGGCAACCAGACGGAAGGCAAGCCCCAAGGCCGTGCCCCTGCGTTCCGCCTCGACAGGCGCCTCCCGCCCTCGCCGAACCTTGCGCAGGCGGGCGTCCAATGCCCTGAGGCGGGACTTGAACGCATCGTCCGGCGTCCGTCCGGCCCCGCTTTCCTCCTTGCGGTCGGTGCCGTCACCGCGCGCATCCGACGCCATGGCATCCTCAAGCGTGGCCGTGCAGAGCCCTTCGGATTGCCCGAAGTCCGGCGCACATTAGTGGTCGGGCCCAAGGGTGTCAAGAACGGGCGGTCTTTGCATAACGCATTGATCTGAAACGATTTTCAGGCCACCTGCCGCGCTGCGACAATCGGCCCAGGTAGCGCTGCGTGCCGCTCAGCTCGCCTGGCGATAGCTGGCCGCGGTCTCCAGGTCCACCGATACCAGCTGGCTGACGCCGCGCTCGGCCATGGTGACGCCGAACAGGCGGTCCATCCGGCTCATGGTCAGCGGGTGGTGGGTGATGACGACGAAGCGCGTGTCGGTCGTCGTCACCATCTGCTCGACCAGGGTGCAGAAGCGCTCGACATTGGCATCGTCGAGCGGCGCGTCGACCTCGTCGAGAACGCAGATCGGCGCCGGGTTGGTCAGGAAGACGGCGAAGATGAGCGCGAGGGCGGTGAGCGCCTGCTCGCCGCCGGAGAGCAGCGACAAGACCTGCAGCCGCTTGCCCGGCGGCCGCGCCATGATCTCCAGGCCGGCCTCGAGCGGGTCGTCGGAATCGGTCAGGTCCAGGCTCGCCATGCCGCCGTTGAACAGCGTCGTGAAAAGCTGCTGAAAATGCGAATTGACGGTTTCGAATGCCGCGAGCAGCCGCTCGCGTCCCTCCCGGTTGAGCTGGCCGATGCCGTGGCGCAAGCGGCGCAGCGCCTGTTCGAGATCCTCGCGCTCGGCGATCAGTCCGTTGAGCTGCTCCTCGACCTCGGCGGCTTCCTCCTCGGCGCGCAGATTGACGGCGCCGAGCCGTTCGCGCTCGGCCATGAGCCGCTCCAGACGCGCCTCGGTTTCCTCGGCGCCGGGAAGGGGATCGCCTTCGCCAAGGCCGGTTGCGGCCGGCAATCCTTGCGGCGCCATTCCGATCTGGTCCTCGATTTCAGCGGCAAGCTCTATGAGCCGTTGCCGCCCGGCTTCGAGCCGGCTCTCGGTGCGGGCCCGCGCCTCACGCGCTACGGCGAGCGCCTCGTCGGCGGCGCGGCCCGCCTTGTCGGCTTCTCCAAGCTTGCTTTCCGCGGCAACGACCGCATCGGCGGCCTTGGCGCGGGCCTTTTCCGCGTCGGCGATTTCCGACATCAGGCGGCGGCGGGAGGCCTCGATCTCAGCCGGTGCGCCTTCAAGCGTCTCAAGCTCGCCGCGCGCTTCGGCCTGGCGCGCTTCCAGCACTTCGATCTGGGCGGCGGCGCTGGCGCGGCGCTTGGCGAGCATCTCGCGCTCGCGCCCCATCGCCTCGAGCCGCCGCACACGCAGCTCCGCCTCGCGTTTCAGCCCGTCGAAGCGCGCCTGCGCAGCGGCAAAAACGGCGCGTTCCGCGGCAACCTTGGCGCGCAACGCGTCGAGCTCGGTTTCCTGCGCCTCGCCGCTGCCGAGCGCGGCAAGGGCCGCCTCCGCCTCGCCTCGGCTTGCTTCGGTTTCCTCGATGCTGGCCTTGAGCCTGGCGCGCGCTTCGGAAAGCGCGCTCAGCCGCACGGTATCCTGACTGGCCTGCCGTTCCGCTTGGGCGAGCCTGTCGCGGGCTTGCGACAGGATACTCTGCGCCTCGCGCCAGGCATTGCGGCTCGTCTCTTCGGCAAGCGCGGCCTCGCGCACCGCGCTTGATCCCGCTTCAATCGCATCACGGGCGCTCGCCGCATTGGCGCGCGCGCCTTCGGCTTCCGCCTGAAGCTCGGCAAGCCGCCTGCGCTGCTCGAGCCGCTGGGCGCCGGTGGCGGCTTCGGCGGATGCGCTATAGCCGTCCCATCGCCACAAATCGCCCTTGACGGAGACCAGGCGCTGGCCGGGCCTCAGTACCCGTTGCAGCTTCTCGCCGTCGTCCGGCGCGACGATGCCGGCCTGGGCGAGGCGGCGGGCGAGCACGCCGGGCGCCCGCACCTTGGCCGCCAGCGGCATGACGCCGGGAGGAAGGGCAGGGTCGTCGGCGGTTGGCGCCACTGACTGCCAGTGGGCGGGCGCGGCGGCATCTTCCGGCGCCTCGAGGTCGTCGCCGAAGGCCGCGCCCAGCGCCGCCTCGTAGCCCTTATCGACCTCGACCGCGTCGATGAGCGGCGGCCACAGCTCGCTTGCCGCGACGTTCAGCACCTTGGCAAGGGTCGCCACCTCGGCGTTGAGGCGCTCGGCCTCGCGTTCAGCGGCAATCAGCGGCTCGCGCAGCCTTGCTTCCTGCTCGCGCGCGGCGGCAAGCGCCCGTTCGGCCGCCAGCTGCTCCTGCTCGGCGCGCCCGATAGCCTTGCCGGCCTGGTCGACCGCGTCGGTGAACCGCACAACCTCACCGCTCCCTTGCCCGCCGGCGCGAAGCTCGGCGAACTCGATTTCGACGTCGGCCAATTGGCGGTGAAGGCGCGTCAGACGTTGGTCATTGTCGGCAAGCGCGCCTTCAAGCTGGTTGCGCCGGGCTCTGAGCTGGGCAAGCTCGTCGAGGAGGAGCGAAAGCGCCTGCTCGCTTTCCTTCAACGCGCCGGCGGCCTCGTCAAGCGCGGACCTCGCTGCTTCCTCGGCGGCGTCGGCGCCGTCGATCTCCCGGGCAAGTTCCGCCTGCTCGGCTTCGAGCAGCGCGTCGGCCTCGCCGCTTTCCCCGACCATCGCGCTCTCGCGGGCGAGGTCCTGTTGCAGCTGGGCGATGCGCGCCTGGATTTCCTCCATGCGCCGGTTCGCCCGCTCAAGCTCCTGCTCGAGTCCCGCCTGAGCGAGGGTCAGGCGCTGCAGGGCGGCGGCGGCGCGGGCTTCCGTCTCGCGCAACGGCGGCAGGTCGGCGGCAATGGCGGTGCGCTCCGTCGCCGCTGCAGCGGCCCGCGCCGTGCAGGCGTTGACCCGCCCGGTCTCCTCGGCGAGGCCCGCCTCGGCATCGCCGACCGTCCGCCGGGCGCCGGCCCATTTGATGGCCAAAAGCAGCGCCTGGGACTTGCGGATCTCGGCCGCGACCTTCTTGTAGCGGGCGGCCTGACGGGCCTGGCGCTTGAGGCCGGAAAGCTGCGTTTCGATCTGGGCGATGACGTCGCTCAGCCGCTCCAGGTTGGTTTCCGCCGCGTGCAGCCGCAACTCCGCCTCGTGGCGGCGCGAATGCAGGCCGGAAATGCCCGCCGCCTCCTCCAACAGCCTGCGGCGCGCTTCCGGCCTGGCGTCGACCAGCTCGCCGATCTGGCCCTGGCGCACCAGCGCCGGCGAGCGGGCGCCCGTCGAAGCGTCGGCGAACAGGAGCTGCACGTCGCGCAGACGCACCTCCTTGCCGTTGATTCGATAGACGGAGCCGGCGTCGCGCTCGATACGCCGGGTGACCTCCAGCAGGTCCGAATCGTTGAAGGCAGCGGGCGCCTTGCGCTCGGAATTGTCCACCATGATGGTGACTTCGGCGCTGTTGCGCGCCGGCCGGTTGGCGCTGCCGGAAAAGATCACGTCCTCCATGCCGGAGGCGCGCATGCTCTTGTAGGAGCTTTCGCCCATGACCCAGCGCAGCGCCTCGACGAGGTTCGATTTGCCGCAGCCGTTCGGCCCGACGATGCCGCTCAGCCCCGGTTCGATGTGAAGCTCGGTCGCCTCGACGAAGCTCTTGAAGCCGTGGATGCGAATGCGCGTGAACTTCACCGGCGGTCCCCCGTGGTGGCCCGAGACAAACCAGTTGCGGACGGCATGACGCGATGATTGTCAGTTCGTAAGCTGGGCCGCAAACAGTTTTTCGAAATCATCGACGGTCTGCACGCCGCGGGCGATCTGGCCGTTGACGAAGAAAGTCGGCGTCGAATCGACATCGAATAGCTTTTCCGCGCGGTCCTTGACCGCATTGATCTCATCGAGAAGTTGCTGATTCGAAAGGCACTTGTCAAAGCTCTCTTCGGTGAAGCCGGCCTGTTTCGACAGACTGAACAGGGCATCGACCGGATCGCTGGTCTCCGTCCAGGCCTCCTGCTGGTCGAACAGCATCTCGACAAAGCCGAAATAATTG
This portion of the Hyphomicrobiales bacterium genome encodes:
- a CDS encoding F0F1 ATP synthase subunit A, translated to MQIDPMHQFEIQRLVKLELFGVDASFTNASLWMVIAVVLVTALTVWGMSGRALVPGRLQSVAELAYEFVANMVRENVGSAGQRYFPFIFTLFMFVLAANMLGMVPYSFTVTSHIAVTFALAAFVFIAVTVIGFITHGLRFLRFFVPSGVPSVMLVLLVPIEIISYLTRPLSLSVRLFANMMAGHTMLKVFGAFVVGLGILGGWAPLAFMVAFTGLEVLVAFLQAYVFAILACIYLNDALHMH
- a CDS encoding F0F1 ATP synthase subunit B, which produces MDFISEAEFWVAIAFFGFVAVVVYFRAPAMIAKALDERAARIRDELDEAQRLREEAQALLAEYQRKRRDAESEAEEIITLARHEAERYAAETRAALQETVERRLQATEAKIKLAEAQALDEVRAAAANAAIRAAETVISKGLSAKMRADLIASGIKEIKGKLN
- a CDS encoding AtpZ/AtpI family protein translates to MASDARGDGTDRKEESGAGRTPDDAFKSRLRALDARLRKVRRGREAPVEAERRGTALGLAFRLVAELVAGLAVGGAIGWFLDKWLGTLPVLFLLFFALGAAAGILNVIRTARQMQAGMGPIGEDLEPDDEDD
- a CDS encoding F0F1 ATP synthase subunit C, with translation MEPEAAKLIGAGLASIALAGAGIGIGHIFGNYLAGALRNPSAAQGQFANLLLGFALAEATGLFGLVMAFIILFVF
- a CDS encoding ATP F0F1 synthase subunit B (Produces ATP from ADP in the presence of a proton gradient across the membrane. Subunit B' is part of the membrane proton channel.); its protein translation is MPQLDFTSWPPQLIWLAITFAALYFLMARIALPRIANVLEQRRDRIAADLDEAARLRQETEDAIAAYEAALAEARAKAHAIAAESRDKLNAELKEERARVDKQVAAKTEEAEKRIGAVKKAALGEVDKAASDTAEAIVSLLIGVKPAKKDIAAAVKAALAE
- the smc gene encoding chromosome segregation protein SMC; protein product: MKFTRIRIHGFKSFVEATELHIEPGLSGIVGPNGCGKSNLVEALRWVMGESSYKSMRASGMEDVIFSGSANRPARNSAEVTIMVDNSERKAPAAFNDSDLLEVTRRIERDAGSVYRINGKEVRLRDVQLLFADASTGARSPALVRQGQIGELVDARPEARRRLLEEAAGISGLHSRRHEAELRLHAAETNLERLSDVIAQIETQLSGLKRQARQAARYKKVAAEIRKSQALLLAIKWAGARRTVGDAEAGLAEETGRVNACTARAAAAATERTAIAADLPPLRETEARAAAALQRLTLAQAGLEQELERANRRMEEIQARIAQLQQDLARESAMVGESGEADALLEAEQAELAREIDGADAAEEAARSALDEAAGALKESEQALSLLLDELAQLRARRNQLEGALADNDQRLTRLHRQLADVEIEFAELRAGGQGSGEVVRFTDAVDQAGKAIGRAEQEQLAAERALAAAREQEARLREPLIAAEREAERLNAEVATLAKVLNVAASELWPPLIDAVEVDKGYEAALGAAFGDDLEAPEDAAAPAHWQSVAPTADDPALPPGVMPLAAKVRAPGVLARRLAQAGIVAPDDGEKLQRVLRPGQRLVSVKGDLWRWDGYSASAEAATGAQRLEQRRRLAELQAEAEGARANAASARDAIEAGSSAVREAALAEETSRNAWREAQSILSQARDRLAQAERQASQDTVRLSALSEARARLKASIEETEASRGEAEAALAALGSGEAQETELDALRAKVAAERAVFAAAQARFDGLKREAELRVRRLEAMGREREMLAKRRASAAAQIEVLEARQAEARGELETLEGAPAEIEASRRRLMSEIADAEKARAKAADAVVAAESKLGEADKAGRAADEALAVAREARARTESRLEAGRQRLIELAAEIEDQIGMAPQGLPAATGLGEGDPLPGAEETEARLERLMAERERLGAVNLRAEEEAAEVEEQLNGLIAEREDLEQALRRLRHGIGQLNREGRERLLAAFETVNSHFQQLFTTLFNGGMASLDLTDSDDPLEAGLEIMARPPGKRLQVLSLLSGGEQALTALALIFAVFLTNPAPICVLDEVDAPLDDANVERFCTLVEQMVTTTDTRFVVITHHPLTMSRMDRLFGVTMAERGVSQLVSVDLETAASYRQAS